A genomic segment from Streptomyces antibioticus encodes:
- a CDS encoding ABC transporter permease, protein MPEPTPEPPDKRPHVPGAARTPEEGVIADTGAGGAMDLATAEGETLEKTTDGPLGTGPAEKPRSLWSDAWRDLRRNPVFIISGLIILFLVFISLWPGAITWMSPLKCDLAKAQEGSQPGHPFGFDGQGCDVYTRTVYGARTSVAVGVCSTVGVALLGSVLGGLAGFFGGVGDSILSRITDIFFAIPVVLGGLVLLSVVTSNTIWPVIGFMVLLGWPQISRIARGSVITAKQNDYVQAARALGAPNSRILLRHIAPNAVAPVIVVATIALGTYIALEATLSYLGVGLKPPSVSWGIDISAASPYVRNAPHALLWPSGALAVTVLAFIMLGDAVRDALDPKLR, encoded by the coding sequence ATGCCTGAGCCGACCCCGGAGCCGCCTGACAAGCGGCCGCACGTGCCCGGCGCGGCCCGCACCCCGGAGGAGGGCGTCATCGCCGACACCGGCGCCGGCGGCGCGATGGACCTGGCCACGGCCGAGGGCGAGACGCTGGAGAAGACCACCGACGGGCCGCTCGGCACCGGCCCCGCCGAGAAGCCCCGCTCCCTGTGGTCCGACGCCTGGCGCGATCTGCGCCGCAACCCGGTCTTCATCATCTCCGGGCTGATCATCCTGTTCCTGGTCTTCATCTCCCTGTGGCCCGGGGCCATCACCTGGATGAGCCCCCTCAAGTGCGACCTCGCCAAGGCCCAGGAGGGCTCCCAGCCCGGCCACCCCTTCGGCTTCGACGGCCAGGGCTGCGACGTCTACACCCGGACCGTCTACGGCGCCCGCACCTCCGTCGCCGTCGGCGTCTGCTCCACCGTCGGCGTGGCCCTCCTGGGCAGTGTGCTCGGCGGTCTGGCCGGCTTCTTCGGCGGCGTCGGGGACTCGATCCTGTCCCGGATCACCGACATCTTCTTCGCCATCCCCGTCGTCCTCGGCGGTCTGGTCCTGCTCTCGGTGGTCACCAGCAACACCATCTGGCCCGTCATCGGGTTCATGGTGCTGCTCGGCTGGCCCCAGATCTCCCGTATCGCCCGCGGTTCGGTCATCACCGCCAAGCAGAACGACTACGTCCAGGCCGCCCGCGCCCTCGGCGCCCCCAACTCCCGCATCCTGCTGCGGCACATCGCCCCGAACGCCGTCGCCCCGGTGATCGTCGTGGCGACCATCGCGCTCGGCACCTACATCGCCCTGGAAGCGACCCTGTCCTACCTCGGCGTCGGCCTCAAGCCGCCCAGCGTCTCCTGGGGCATCGACATCTCCGCCGCCTCCCCCTACGTCCGCAACGCCCCGCACGCCCTGCTGTGGCCCTCGGGCGCCCTCGCCGTCACCGTCCTGGCCTTCATCATGCTCGGCGACGCGGTCCGCGACGCCCTCGACCCGAAGCTGAGGTGA
- a CDS encoding ABC transporter ATP-binding protein translates to MSDNLTLPAQQSAPDASTETLLKVEGLTKHFPIYGGFPIKRKVGAVQAVDGIDLSVGVGESVGLVGESGCGKSTTGRLITRLLEPTGGKILYQDQDITHASRKQLAPVRSEIQMIFQDPYSSLNPRQTVGTIIKSPMEVNGINPAGGREKRVRELLELVGLNPEHYNRFPHEFSGGQRQRIGVARALALKPKLIVADEPVSALDVSIQAQVVNLLQKVQEEMGIAFLFIAHDLAVVRHFSQRVAVMYLGKIVEVGDRDSIYNRPTHPYTHALLSAVPEVPVEGMEENKERIRLAGDVPSPIAPPSGCRFRTRCWKAQDRCATEEPPLVQISGNRAGHLTACHFPEEPSTEARAEDIVLDPALAALEDSEGPQDTPKDLTKD, encoded by the coding sequence ATGAGTGACAACCTCACCCTCCCCGCACAGCAGAGCGCCCCGGACGCGTCGACGGAGACTCTCCTCAAGGTCGAGGGCCTGACCAAACACTTCCCGATCTACGGCGGCTTCCCGATCAAACGCAAGGTCGGCGCCGTCCAGGCGGTCGACGGGATCGACCTGTCCGTCGGTGTGGGCGAGAGCGTCGGCCTGGTCGGCGAGTCCGGCTGCGGCAAGTCGACCACCGGCCGGCTGATCACCCGTCTGCTGGAGCCCACCGGCGGGAAGATCCTCTACCAGGACCAGGACATCACCCACGCGTCGCGCAAGCAGCTCGCGCCGGTGCGGTCCGAGATCCAGATGATCTTCCAGGACCCGTACTCCTCGCTGAACCCGCGGCAAACGGTCGGCACCATCATCAAGTCGCCGATGGAGGTCAACGGCATCAACCCGGCCGGCGGCCGGGAGAAGCGGGTCCGTGAACTCCTGGAGCTGGTCGGTCTCAACCCCGAGCACTACAACCGCTTCCCGCACGAGTTCTCCGGCGGCCAGCGCCAGCGCATCGGGGTGGCACGGGCGCTGGCCCTGAAGCCGAAGCTGATCGTGGCGGACGAGCCGGTGTCGGCGCTGGACGTGTCGATCCAGGCGCAGGTGGTGAACCTTCTCCAGAAGGTCCAGGAGGAGATGGGCATCGCCTTCCTCTTCATCGCCCACGACCTCGCCGTCGTCCGGCACTTCTCGCAGCGCGTCGCGGTCATGTACCTCGGCAAGATCGTCGAGGTGGGCGACCGGGACTCCATCTACAACCGTCCCACCCACCCGTACACCCACGCCCTGCTCTCCGCCGTCCCGGAGGTCCCGGTCGAGGGCATGGAAGAGAACAAGGAGCGCATCCGCCTCGCCGGCGACGTGCCCTCCCCGATCGCCCCGCCGTCCGGCTGCCGCTTCCGCACCCGCTGCTGGAAGGCCCAGGACCGGTGCGCCACGGAGGAGCCCCCGCTCGTCCAGATCTCCGGCAACCGGGCCGGTCACCTCACGGCCTGCCACTTCCCGGAGGAGCCCAGTACGGAGGCCCGCGCCGAGGACATCGTCCTCGACCCGGCCCTGGCGGCCCTGGAGGACTCCGAGGGGCCGCAGGACACCCCGAAGGACCTGACGAAGGACTGA
- a CDS encoding peptide ABC transporter substrate-binding protein → MRGATHAKWAACAAAVALVATACGGGSDNGGGDSGATLSSSWGDPQNPLEPANTNEVQGGKVLDMIFRSLKRYNPETGAAEDWLAEKIETTDSQNFTITVKDGWTFSNGEKVTAKSFVDAWNYGADLKNNQKNAYFFEYIDGYSKIHPDDGSAPSAGTLSGLKVTDEMTFTVKLKQKFSTFPDTLGYPAFAPLPQSFFSDHAGWLKKPIGNGPYTIDSYTKGSQMVLKKWDDYPGEDKAENGGVTLKVYTDNNTAYTDLLAGNLDLVDDVPAAQLKNVKNDLGDRYLNTPAGIIQTLAFPFYDPNWNKSGSDKVRTGLSRAIDRDQITKTIFQDTRTPASDWTSPVLGEEGGFEEGFCGDACEYDPDEAKKLIEEGGGLPGGQVKITYNADTGSHKQWVDAVCNSINNALDNETACVGNPVGTFADFRSQISDRKMSGPFRAGWQMDYPLIQNFLQPLYYTNASSNDGKWSNKEFDGLVDQANAETDTAKAVDTFKEAEGVVRDNMAAIPLWYQNGSAGYSERLSNVKLNPFSVPVYNEIKVS, encoded by the coding sequence ATGCGTGGAGCCACGCACGCCAAGTGGGCCGCATGCGCGGCGGCGGTCGCCCTCGTGGCGACGGCCTGCGGGGGCGGGAGCGACAACGGCGGCGGTGACAGCGGCGCCACGCTCAGCTCCTCCTGGGGCGACCCGCAGAACCCGCTGGAGCCCGCCAACACCAACGAGGTGCAGGGCGGCAAGGTGCTCGACATGATCTTCCGCAGCCTCAAGCGGTACAACCCGGAGACCGGCGCCGCCGAGGACTGGCTCGCCGAGAAGATCGAGACCACCGACTCCCAGAACTTCACGATCACCGTGAAGGACGGCTGGACCTTCAGCAACGGCGAGAAGGTGACGGCCAAGTCCTTCGTCGACGCCTGGAACTACGGCGCCGACCTGAAGAACAACCAGAAGAACGCGTACTTCTTCGAGTACATCGACGGCTACAGCAAGATCCACCCGGACGACGGCAGCGCCCCGAGCGCCGGCACCCTCTCCGGGCTGAAGGTCACCGACGAGATGACCTTCACCGTCAAGCTCAAGCAGAAGTTCTCGACATTCCCCGACACCCTCGGCTACCCCGCCTTCGCGCCGCTGCCGCAGAGCTTCTTCTCCGACCACGCGGGCTGGCTGAAGAAGCCGATCGGCAACGGGCCGTACACCATCGACTCCTACACCAAGGGCTCGCAGATGGTGCTGAAGAAGTGGGACGACTACCCCGGTGAGGACAAGGCCGAGAACGGCGGCGTGACCCTCAAGGTCTACACCGACAACAACACCGCCTACACCGACCTGCTGGCCGGCAACCTCGACCTGGTCGACGACGTGCCCGCCGCCCAGCTCAAGAACGTCAAGAACGACCTCGGCGACCGCTACCTCAACACCCCCGCCGGCATCATCCAGACCCTGGCCTTCCCGTTCTACGACCCGAACTGGAACAAGAGCGGCTCGGACAAGGTCCGCACCGGCCTCTCCCGGGCCATCGACCGCGACCAGATCACCAAGACGATCTTCCAGGACACCCGCACCCCCGCGAGCGACTGGACCTCCCCCGTGCTCGGCGAGGAGGGCGGCTTCGAGGAGGGCTTCTGCGGGGACGCCTGCGAGTACGACCCGGACGAGGCCAAGAAGCTCATCGAGGAGGGCGGCGGACTCCCCGGCGGCCAGGTCAAGATCACCTACAACGCGGACACCGGCTCCCACAAGCAGTGGGTCGACGCGGTCTGCAACTCCATCAACAACGCCCTCGACAACGAGACGGCGTGCGTCGGCAACCCCGTCGGCACCTTCGCCGACTTCCGCTCGCAGATCAGCGACCGCAAGATGAGCGGCCCCTTCCGCGCCGGCTGGCAGATGGACTACCCGCTCATCCAGAACTTCCTCCAGCCGCTCTACTACACCAACGCCTCCTCCAACGACGGCAAGTGGTCCAACAAGGAGTTCGACGGCCTCGTCGACCAGGCCAACGCCGAGACCGACACCGCCAAGGCCGTCGACACCTTCAAGGAGGCCGAGGGCGTGGTCCGCGACAACATGGCCGCCATCCCGCTCTGGTACCAGAACGGCAGCGCCGGCTACTCCGAGCGCCTCTCCAACGTCAAGCTCAACCCGTTCTCCGTCCCGGTCTACAACGAGATCAAGGTGAGCTGA
- a CDS encoding ABC transporter permease, translating to MGRYVIRRLLQMIPVFIGATLLIFLMVNVMGDPIAGLCGDRECDPATAAQLEKEFGLDKPVWQQYLTYMGNVFTGDFGTAFNGQPVTELMSTSFPVTIRLTIVAILFEIVIGVTLGVVTGLRRGHPVDTGVLLLTLVVISVPTFVTGLLLQLLLGVEWGWIKPSVSTDATFGELIVPGLVLASVSLAYVTRLTRTSIAENKRSDYVRTAVAKGLPHRRVVTRHLLRNSLIPVVTFIGTDIGALMGGAIVTERIFNIHGVGYQLYQGILRQNTQTVVGFVTVLVLVFLVANLLVDLLYAVLDPRIRYA from the coding sequence ATGGGGCGGTATGTGATCCGGCGGCTGCTCCAGATGATCCCGGTGTTCATCGGGGCCACGCTGCTGATCTTCCTGATGGTGAACGTGATGGGCGACCCCATCGCGGGACTCTGCGGCGACCGCGAGTGCGACCCGGCGACCGCGGCCCAGCTCGAGAAGGAGTTCGGCCTCGACAAGCCCGTCTGGCAGCAGTACCTGACCTACATGGGGAACGTCTTCACCGGAGACTTCGGTACGGCGTTCAACGGCCAGCCGGTCACCGAGCTGATGTCGACCTCGTTCCCCGTCACCATCAGGCTGACGATCGTCGCCATCCTCTTCGAGATCGTCATCGGCGTCACCCTCGGCGTGGTCACCGGACTGCGCCGGGGCCACCCCGTCGACACCGGCGTCCTCCTGCTCACCCTCGTGGTGATCTCCGTCCCCACCTTCGTCACCGGTCTGCTGCTCCAACTGCTGCTCGGCGTCGAGTGGGGCTGGATCAAACCGTCGGTCTCCACCGACGCCACCTTCGGCGAACTGATCGTGCCGGGCCTGGTGCTGGCCTCGGTCTCCCTCGCCTACGTCACCCGGCTGACCCGGACCTCCATCGCCGAGAACAAGCGCTCCGACTACGTCCGTACCGCCGTCGCCAAGGGCCTGCCGCACCGGCGGGTCGTCACCCGGCACCTGCTGCGCAACTCCCTCATCCCGGTGGTCACCTTCATCGGCACCGACATCGGCGCCCTGATGGGCGGCGCGATCGTCACCGAGCGCATCTTCAACATCCACGGGGTCGGCTACCAGCTCTACCAGGGCATCCTGCGCCAGAACACCCAGACGGTGGTCGGCTTCGTGACCGTCCTCGTGCTGGTCTTCCTGGTCGCCAACCTGCTGGTCGACCTTCTCTACGCCGTACTCGACCCGAGGATCCGCTATGCCTGA
- a CDS encoding class I SAM-dependent methyltransferase, with translation MVDRAFADASLARFYDPLNPWGAGDDFYLGFVSGARSVLDIGCGTGRLLGRARETGHAGRLVGLDPAAAMLVQARRDGPGIEWVLGDLRTRRWAGEFDLAVMTGHAFQELVGDEEIRQALRAVRAALGPDGRFVFETRNPGARAWERWNPSRVYEVTDTDGSTVRVWHEVVEPVRGDRVTFTETYRGGRWDRPVVCRSTLRFLDTGALDGFLAEAGFRVAERYGDWGRGPLTPAAPEIITVAVPA, from the coding sequence ATGGTCGATCGTGCGTTCGCGGATGCCTCGTTGGCCCGGTTCTACGACCCCCTCAATCCCTGGGGGGCGGGGGACGACTTCTACCTCGGGTTCGTCAGCGGGGCCCGCTCCGTGCTGGACATCGGGTGCGGCACCGGGCGGCTGCTCGGGCGGGCCCGGGAGACGGGGCACGCGGGGCGGCTGGTCGGGCTGGACCCGGCGGCGGCGATGCTGGTGCAGGCGCGCCGGGACGGGCCGGGGATCGAGTGGGTGCTCGGCGATCTGCGGACCCGCCGCTGGGCCGGGGAGTTCGACCTGGCCGTGATGACCGGGCACGCCTTCCAGGAACTCGTGGGCGACGAGGAGATCCGGCAGGCGCTGCGCGCGGTCCGCGCCGCGCTCGGCCCGGACGGCCGGTTCGTCTTCGAGACGCGCAATCCCGGCGCGCGGGCGTGGGAGCGGTGGAACCCGTCGCGGGTGTACGAGGTCACCGACACGGACGGCAGCACGGTGCGAGTGTGGCACGAGGTGGTGGAGCCGGTCCGGGGCGACCGGGTGACGTTCACCGAGACCTACCGGGGCGGGCGGTGGGACCGGCCCGTGGTGTGCCGCTCCACGCTCCGCTTCCTGGACACCGGCGCGCTGGACGGCTTCCTCGCGGAGGCGGGGTTCCGGGTGGCCGAGCGCTACGGCGACTGGGGGCGCGGGCCCCTGACGCCGGCCGCCCCGGAGATCATCACGGTGGCGGTACCGGCGTAG
- a CDS encoding ABC transporter ATP-binding protein, with the protein MLLEVRDLHVEFRTRDGVAKAVNGVSYAVDEGETLAVLGESGSGKSVTAQAVMGILDMPPGRIAGGEILFKGRDLLTLKEDERRTVRGAEMAMIFQDALSSLNPVLSVGEQLGEMFTVHRGMSRKDARAKAVELMDHVRIPAAKERVKDYPHQFSGGMRQRIMIAMALALEPALIIADEPTTALDVTVQAQVMDLLAELQREYRMGLILITHDLGVVADVADRIAVMYAGRIVESAPVHDIYKAPAHPYTRGLLESIPRLDQKGQELYAIKGLPPNLMNIPPGCAFNPRCPMAQDVCRTDVPPLYEVSDERRSACHFWRECLHG; encoded by the coding sequence ATGCTGCTCGAAGTACGCGATCTGCACGTGGAGTTCCGCACCCGGGACGGCGTCGCCAAAGCCGTCAACGGGGTGAGCTACGCCGTCGACGAGGGGGAGACGCTCGCGGTGCTCGGCGAGTCCGGCTCCGGCAAGTCCGTCACCGCGCAGGCCGTCATGGGGATCCTCGACATGCCGCCCGGCCGGATCGCCGGCGGCGAGATCCTCTTCAAGGGCCGCGACCTGCTCACGCTCAAGGAGGACGAGCGGCGCACGGTCCGCGGCGCCGAGATGGCGATGATCTTCCAGGACGCGCTGTCCTCCCTGAACCCGGTGCTCTCCGTCGGCGAGCAGCTCGGCGAGATGTTCACCGTGCACCGGGGCATGTCCCGCAAGGACGCCCGGGCCAAGGCCGTGGAGCTGATGGACCACGTCCGCATCCCGGCCGCCAAGGAGCGGGTCAAGGACTACCCGCACCAGTTCTCCGGCGGGATGCGCCAGCGCATCATGATCGCCATGGCGCTGGCCCTGGAACCGGCCCTGATCATCGCCGACGAACCCACCACCGCCCTCGACGTCACCGTCCAGGCCCAGGTCATGGACCTGCTCGCGGAACTCCAGCGCGAGTACCGGATGGGGCTCATCCTCATCACCCACGACCTCGGCGTGGTCGCCGACGTCGCCGACCGGATCGCCGTGATGTACGCGGGCAGGATCGTGGAGTCGGCGCCCGTGCACGACATCTACAAGGCGCCGGCCCACCCGTACACCCGCGGCCTGCTGGAGTCCATCCCGCGCCTGGACCAGAAGGGCCAGGAGCTGTACGCCATCAAGGGCCTGCCGCCCAACCTCATGAACATCCCGCCCGGCTGCGCCTTCAACCCGCGCTGCCCGATGGCCCAGGACGTCTGCCGGACGGACGTACCGCCCCTGTACGAGGTCTCCGACGAGCGCAGGAGCGCCTGCCACTTCTGGAGGGAGTGCCTGCATGGCTGA
- a CDS encoding ABC transporter substrate-binding protein — protein MKPIRSRRARAMVVAVAAGALALTGCSDNGSGKAKDESKSKEDAAEQSKPVAYADAAGSTGPAKEVTGAKPGGTINVYMQSDLTHMDPGQIYVSDAGQFSNLIHRGLTDYQEDDKGNLTVVGDVATDSGTTTDGGKTWKYTLKDGIKDEDGHAITSADVRHSIERLYSKVIFDGPTFVQSWLSGSDYRKALPDGPYKGKHLPDSVLETPDAKTVIFKFDTPRPDLPQALAMAGYALVPEKDDTKEKYDKAPKALGPYKIAEYKSGKTLKLVKNDQWDPKTDSVRHQYADGFNFSLTIDGASQTKRLIADQGEARNAIQFTDSVDPAQIQDVVSAPDVNKRTIKGYQVYVWQMTFNLDRLKDKKIRDAITYALPNQALIQADGGKYGGELAGGLFAPTLPGYDDSYDPFGKKKTPNGNQAKAKELLKEAGFKEGTKITYAYSNSPRGQAQAVIIKDALEKIGFDVQSKEIDRASFYEQIGKLDNPYDLYMTGWGQDWSSPSTVVTPVYDGSLIADGGSNYSHVKDAKVDALIQEALKLQPEEAAKKWEEAHHRLVEEINPAAPVYYSKQIQLFGSNIGGARFSTNSSYIDINQVFVKQP, from the coding sequence ATGAAGCCCATCCGATCGCGCAGAGCGCGTGCCATGGTGGTCGCGGTAGCGGCCGGCGCCCTCGCCCTCACCGGCTGCTCTGACAACGGCAGCGGCAAGGCCAAGGACGAGTCGAAGAGCAAGGAGGACGCGGCCGAGCAGTCGAAGCCGGTGGCGTACGCCGACGCGGCAGGCTCGACCGGACCGGCGAAGGAAGTCACGGGCGCCAAGCCCGGCGGCACCATCAACGTCTACATGCAGTCGGACCTGACCCACATGGACCCGGGTCAGATCTACGTCAGCGACGCCGGTCAGTTCTCCAACCTGATCCACCGCGGTCTGACGGACTACCAGGAGGACGACAAGGGCAACCTGACGGTTGTCGGCGACGTCGCCACCGACTCGGGCACCACCACCGACGGCGGCAAGACCTGGAAGTACACGCTCAAGGACGGCATCAAGGACGAGGACGGCCACGCCATCACCTCGGCCGACGTCCGCCACTCCATCGAGCGCCTGTACTCGAAGGTCATCTTCGACGGCCCGACCTTCGTGCAGAGCTGGCTCTCCGGCTCCGACTACCGCAAGGCGCTGCCGGACGGCCCGTACAAGGGCAAGCACCTGCCGGACTCCGTCCTGGAGACCCCGGACGCGAAGACCGTGATCTTCAAGTTCGACACCCCCCGTCCCGACCTGCCGCAGGCGCTGGCCATGGCCGGCTACGCCCTGGTGCCGGAGAAGGACGACACCAAGGAGAAGTACGACAAGGCCCCCAAGGCCCTCGGTCCGTACAAGATCGCCGAGTACAAGTCCGGCAAGACCCTCAAGCTGGTCAAGAACGACCAGTGGGACCCGAAGACCGACTCGGTCCGTCACCAGTACGCGGACGGCTTCAACTTCAGCCTGACGATCGACGGCGCCAGCCAGACCAAGCGTCTGATCGCCGACCAGGGTGAGGCCAGGAACGCCATCCAGTTCACGGACAGCGTGGACCCCGCGCAGATCCAGGACGTGGTCAGCGCGCCTGACGTCAACAAGCGCACCATCAAGGGCTACCAGGTCTACGTCTGGCAGATGACCTTCAACCTGGACCGGCTGAAGGACAAGAAGATCCGCGACGCCATCACGTACGCGCTGCCGAACCAGGCCCTGATCCAGGCCGACGGTGGCAAGTACGGCGGTGAGCTGGCCGGTGGTCTGTTCGCCCCGACCCTGCCGGGCTACGACGACAGCTACGACCCGTTCGGCAAGAAGAAGACCCCGAACGGCAACCAGGCCAAGGCCAAGGAACTGCTGAAGGAGGCGGGCTTCAAGGAGGGCACCAAGATCACCTACGCCTACTCCAACAGCCCGCGTGGCCAGGCCCAGGCCGTCATCATCAAGGACGCCCTCGAGAAGATCGGCTTCGACGTCCAGTCGAAGGAGATCGACCGCGCCAGCTTCTACGAGCAGATCGGCAAGCTGGACAACCCGTACGACCTGTACATGACCGGCTGGGGCCAGGACTGGTCCTCCCCGTCCACGGTCGTGACCCCGGTCTACGACGGCAGCCTGATCGCCGACGGCGGTTCGAACTACTCGCACGTCAAGGACGCCAAGGTCGACGCCCTCATCCAGGAAGCCCTCAAGCTTCAGCCGGAAGAGGCCGCGAAGAAGTGGGAAGAGGCTCACCACCGTCTGGTGGAGGAGATCAACCCGGCCGCCCCGGTCTACTACTCGAAGCAGATCCAGCTCTTCGGCTCGAACATCGGCGGTGCGCGCTTCAGCACCAACTCCAGCTACATCGACATCAACCAGGTGTTCGTCAAGCAGCCGTAA
- a CDS encoding ABC transporter ATP-binding protein, with translation MSTLTKTEGEKAPTGPQPFLSVRDLRVQFSTEDGIVKAVDGLSFDVERGKTLGIVGESGSGKSVTNLTVLGLHNPRSTTVDGEIVLDGQELVTATEKEMEKLRGNKVAMIFQDPLTALSPYYTVGRQIAEPFMKHTGASKKEARQRAIEMLAKVGIPQPQTRVDDYPHQFSGGMRQRAMIAMALICDPDLLIADEPTTALDVTVQAQILDLLKDLQQEFGSAIIFITHDLGVIADMADDLLVMYSGRAVERGSVTEVLHRPQHPYTWGLLSSMPRLGGDTSQALTPIPGSPPSLLNPPSGCPFHPRCAFTGEVSGGRCSGERPSLATGRAAACHLTADQKQTIFLDKIQPRLR, from the coding sequence GTGAGCACACTGACCAAGACCGAAGGTGAGAAGGCCCCGACCGGGCCGCAGCCCTTCCTCTCGGTCCGCGATCTGCGGGTGCAGTTCTCCACCGAGGACGGCATTGTGAAGGCGGTCGACGGGCTCTCCTTCGACGTCGAGCGGGGCAAGACGCTGGGCATCGTGGGTGAGTCGGGGTCCGGCAAGTCCGTGACCAACCTGACCGTCCTCGGCCTGCACAACCCCCGTTCCACCACCGTCGACGGCGAGATCGTCCTGGACGGCCAGGAACTGGTCACCGCGACCGAGAAGGAGATGGAGAAGCTCCGCGGCAACAAGGTCGCGATGATCTTCCAGGACCCGCTGACGGCGCTCTCGCCGTACTACACGGTGGGCCGGCAGATCGCCGAGCCGTTCATGAAGCACACCGGCGCCTCCAAGAAGGAGGCCCGGCAGCGGGCGATCGAGATGCTGGCCAAGGTCGGCATCCCGCAGCCCCAGACGCGTGTGGACGACTACCCGCACCAGTTCTCCGGTGGTATGCGCCAGCGCGCGATGATCGCCATGGCGCTGATCTGCGACCCCGACCTGCTGATCGCCGACGAGCCGACCACGGCCCTCGACGTGACCGTGCAGGCCCAGATCCTCGATCTGCTCAAGGACCTCCAGCAGGAGTTCGGCTCCGCGATCATCTTCATCACCCACGACCTGGGCGTCATCGCCGACATGGCCGACGACCTGCTGGTGATGTACTCCGGCCGGGCCGTGGAGCGCGGCAGCGTGACCGAGGTCCTGCACCGGCCCCAGCACCCGTACACCTGGGGCCTGTTGAGCTCGATGCCCCGCCTCGGCGGTGACACCAGCCAGGCGCTGACCCCGATCCCGGGCTCGCCGCCCAGCCTGCTCAACCCGCCCTCGGGCTGCCCGTTCCACCCGCGCTGCGCCTTCACCGGCGAGGTGTCGGGCGGCCGTTGCTCGGGGGAGCGCCCGTCGCTCGCCACCGGTCGCGCCGCCGCCTGCCATCTGACGGCGGACCAGAAGCAGACCATCTTCCTCGACAAGATCCAGCCCCGGCTGCGCTAG
- a CDS encoding ABC transporter permease gives MLQFLIRRLTGAAVIMFLIGAFTFFLFYAVPQDFAALSCGKNCSPENLAVIRENLGLDKPISAQFWEFMRGIVAGRDFAVGHCSAPCLGVSFDSGDFVWDSIIDRFPLTLSLTVGGLVLFLVFGLGTGMLAAWKRGTMVDKAVTGASVVISSFQIYLLGPIFLGIFVYSTGWMENPADVPITEDPGRWFMGLVLPWVVMATIFTAQYTRMARSTMIEQLQEEHVRTARAKGMAQRYVFFRYAWRGSLIPIVTIIGMDLSALLSGAVVTEFTFDLPGLGRLAVDSSLSKDLPLTMGVMLFGAFFILLLNIVVDIAYAYIDPRVRLS, from the coding sequence ATGCTTCAGTTCCTCATTCGCAGGCTGACAGGCGCCGCAGTGATCATGTTCCTGATCGGTGCCTTCACGTTCTTCCTGTTCTACGCAGTCCCACAAGACTTCGCCGCGCTGTCCTGCGGCAAGAACTGCTCCCCGGAGAACCTCGCGGTCATCCGGGAGAACCTCGGGCTGGACAAGCCCATCAGCGCGCAGTTCTGGGAGTTCATGCGCGGAATCGTCGCCGGCCGCGACTTCGCCGTCGGCCACTGCTCGGCGCCCTGCCTCGGCGTCTCCTTCGACTCCGGCGACTTCGTCTGGGACTCGATCATCGACCGCTTCCCGCTGACGCTCTCCCTGACCGTCGGCGGCCTGGTGCTCTTCCTGGTGTTCGGTCTCGGCACCGGCATGCTGGCCGCCTGGAAGCGCGGCACCATGGTCGACAAGGCCGTCACCGGCGCGTCCGTGGTGATCAGCTCCTTCCAGATCTACCTGCTCGGCCCGATCTTCCTCGGCATCTTCGTCTACAGCACCGGCTGGATGGAGAACCCGGCGGACGTGCCGATCACGGAGGATCCCGGCCGCTGGTTCATGGGGCTGGTGCTGCCCTGGGTCGTGATGGCCACGATCTTCACCGCGCAGTACACGCGTATGGCGCGTTCCACGATGATCGAGCAGCTCCAGGAGGAGCACGTCCGCACCGCCCGCGCGAAGGGCATGGCCCAGCGGTACGTCTTCTTCCGCTACGCCTGGCGCGGTTCGCTGATCCCCATCGTCACGATCATCGGCATGGACCTCAGCGCGCTCCTGTCGGGTGCGGTGGTCACCGAGTTCACCTTCGACCTCCCGGGCCTCGGTCGTCTCGCGGTCGACTCGTCGCTGTCCAAGGACCTGCCGCTCACCATGGGCGTCATGCTGTTCGGAGCCTTCTTCATCCTGCTCCTGAACATCGTCGTGGACATCGCCTACGCCTACATCGACCCCCGCGTACGCCTCAGCTAG